CAGGTTCGACAACAACTTCGTCTGCGGCAACCTGAGCGCGGGTGACGGCGGCGGCGTGGCCCACCTCGGGTTCATCTACAGCGACCCGAATGGGAGCGGCGGCATCACCCACAACGTCATCCTGTTCAACCAGAGCAACAACCCGACCATCGCGACCCACGGCGGTGGCCTGCTGATCGCGGGCGCAGGCCCGGACGGTCAGGCCCTCCAGTGCGCCAACGCCCTCGGCGTGGGATCCGGTGAGGTGTGTGCGGCGGCCGGCGACCTGTGCCCGACCTATTCGTGCAACGGCAGCACGAACGACGGCGCCGCGTGCAGCCCGACCGGCCCCGCCAGCCAGTGCCCTGGTGGCACGTGCGATCAGGAGACCTGCCAGCGCCTCGAGTGCGGGACCAACACGGACGTGGACTGCCCCCCCGGCCTCACCGAGGGCGCCGGGCCCAACCTCCTGGTGGACGGCAACCTGATCCAGGGAAACACCGCCGAGAGCGGAAGCGGCGGCGGCATCCGGCTGCAGCTCGTCAACGGGACCGAGGTCGGGGCTTTCCCGACGACGCCCGCCAACTGGTACCAGGTCAAGCTCCAGAACAACATCATCGTCGACAACGTCGCCGGATGGGACGGCGGCGGTGTCTCGCTGCAAGACGCAGTGAGAGTGAGCTTCATCAACAACTCGGTCGTGAACAACGACACGACGGCTTCGGCGGGGGTTCTCTTCAACTCGTTCGGAGCCCCGACGTCGAGCGTGCCCCCGACGTGCCCCGGGTGCACGGAGGAGCACGACCAGCCCGCCGGGCTGGTGACGATGACCAACACGCCCAATCTCTCGGGCTCGCTGCCGACGGCGTCGGGCTCGCTCATCTGCCCGAACGACGGCCTGGCGGCGAACCCCTACGGCGTCTGTTCGGGCGGAAGCAACCCCGGTGGCCACTGCGCGACCAACGCCCAGTGCTCCGGATCGGGTGGAACCTGCGTGCTCAACACATTGTGCGCCGAGGTCTCCCTGCCGGTGCTGGCGAACAACGTCTTCTGGCACAATCGGGCGTTCCACATCAAGGTGACCGACCCCGACCCGAACAACGGCGTCCTCGGCCAGCAGAGCAGCGTGGCGCTGGATCCCGCGTTGAGCCAGGCGTCGACGGGCCAGTGCGCGACAGCTCCGGGGACGCCTCGATACTGGGACATCGGCGTCCGAGGAGACGACACGCCGACCACGCATGAGTCGGGGTTCACGCTCGCCCCCGTCCGAACGATCTTGACCGACCTCACCGGATACTCCACCGGGAGCGATCTGGCGGCGGATCCGAACGTGGCGAGGGAGTACTGCAACGGCTCCCGCGTGCCCCCCGAGTGCGGTGCCGGAAACGGCTGTTACGGGACGACGGGCTACATCGTGCCCCCGGGTGTCGCTCAGGAGAACATCCCGAACCCGGTGTTCTCGCTGACCCCGGCGGCGACCGTGGACGAGGCCAACAACTGGATCAACATGGCCTACGGTCCGCTGACCCTCCTGGGCCCGAGCGGCTCGCTGCTGGGCAGGTATGTTCCGGCCACCACGGACCCGAACACGACCCCGACGATTGGTGTCGTCGAGTCGAGCGCGACCATCAACAACACCTACACCGTGGCGCCGACGCTCGACTTCTTCGGAACGAACAGGAAGAGCAACAGCCGGGTCGATCTCGGAGCCGTCGAGGCCCCCGTTCCCTCCTCGGGGCCGACCGCCATTTCGGCGAACTCCCTCAATTTCGGCCACGTGCCCGTCGACACCGTCAGCCCTGTTCAAGACCTGACGCTGACCAACGCCGGCTCCACCGACCTTGCCGTCAGCATCCCCGGCATCGCCACCGCAGTGGGATTCGTCCAGGTTCCACCGACCAGCGGTAACGACTGCGGATCGAGCCCGGTCTTCGCTCTCCCCGCCGGCACGAGCTGCACTCTCGGCATCCGGTTCGCGCCGACGCAGGCCGCGGCCACCGCGGCGCAGGGTCTCATGACGGCCGCCGGTTCCACGCCGTCCGACGGCGAGGAGATCCCCTTCGAGTCCGAGGTGACCGTCGTCACCGACTCGGCCGACGACGTTCCCCAGACCGTGAGTCTGACCGGCCGCACCAGCGCGGTCTCCAGGGTCTGCGCCCGTCCGGGCGCCCTCGACGGCACCCCCTGCAACGACGGGGACGCCTGCACCCAGTCCGATAGCTGCCAGGCGGGCGTCTGCGTGGGCGGCGACCCGGTCGTCTGCGCGGCTGCCGACCAGTGCCACGAGCTGGGAGTCTGCGACACCGGCACGGGCCAGTGCTCCAACCCGGCCAAGACCGTCGGAAGCTCCTGCGATACGGGCGACCCGAGCACGTGGGGCGTCTGCAGCAGTGGTTTCTGCCTCGACGCCTCCGTCTCGACACCCGCGGAGATGCGAAGCAGCCTGACGCTGACGCACAATGGCGCCGGCACGCGGATCGCGTGGAGCGACGCGCCCGGCCAGTTCAACGTCTACCGCGGCTGGATCGTCGACGGTCAGCCGTTCTCCTACAACCACGCCTGCCTCAACCCGGTCGGGCCGACGTCCACTCAGAACGTTCACGACACGGCCACGCCTCCGCTGGGGACGGCCTTCTACTATCTCGTGACTCGCTTCGACAGGGGGCTGGAATCGATACCCGGGAAGGACTCCACGGGCGTTTCGATCCCCAGCGCATACCTCTGCCCGTACCAGGGAGGCTCGATGAGCATCGCCACGCCGGAACCGCCGCTCGAGACGGGGACGACGACGGTGCATCGCGGCGTGATTACTTTGACCTACACCGGCTTCACGCCGCTGACGCTCTCCGGCGCGACGCAGGTTTCCAGGGAGTTCGGCGACGGCGACTTCGCGGTCGTCGGCGGGACGTGCGCATCCGGCCTGACGCTTGGCTTCGGGTCGACGTGCACCGTCGAGATTGAGTACACGCCGGCGGGCAATATCAACCCGTCGAGCGCCTCGATAACGATTCAAGGAACGATATCCGGAGGTGTCGCGACGACTCTGACCAGCGACACGTTCAACGCGGACTAGTGAGTTTCCGGAGGGGGCGGCCCCGCACGGTCGCCCCCTCGGCCGCGAGCATCAGGGTGATCGCTCGAAGGGTCTGATATCATGGACGCGAAGATGTTCAACATGCCGGCTCGCCCCATCGGTTCTCTCATCTCCGCCGGGCTTCTCGCAGGCGGCATTCTCCTCCTCCCCGGAGCCGCCGCCGGGAGCAGTCAGCCGGGTATCGCCGCGACCCACGTGCGCCCGGCCAGACGAGCGGCGTTGCCCCCCAGCGCGAGGACGTACTACCAGAACGTCTGGGGTGTCGACATCCTCGGGGTCAAGCCCGTCTCATCCGGCACGATGATCCGGTTCAGCTACCGGGTCGTGGACGCGACCAAGGCGAAGACGCTCAACGACAAGAGCCTCTCCCCGCTGCTCGTCGATCAGAAAACCAACGCCGCGCTGGTGGTTCCCGTGATGGAGAAGGTCGGTCAACTGCGCCAGACCTCCACGCCCGAGAACGGCCGCGAGTACTGGATCCTGTTTTCGAACAAGGGAAACTTCGTGAAGGCGGGGAGCCGCGTCGACGTGGTGATCGGCAGCTTCCGGGCCAACGGACTGATCGTGGAGCCGCTCTAGGCGGCCCCCGGGGCCTGCAGGAGTCACTCTCGATGTGGAAAACGGCGCTTCTGTCAGGGCTTGTCGTCTCCGCACTGGCGTTGCCCCCCGCCCTTGCGGCCGTCGCTCCCGCGCCCTCCACCGCGCTCGCAGTCGAGCAGATCGTCGAGAAGAACATCGCGGCGCGAGGCGGGTTCGAGGCGTGGCGCGCAGTGCGGACCATGTCGTTCTCCGGCAAGATGGACGCCGGGGGCAAGCAGAACGCGCAGCTTCCCTTCTCGATGGAGTTGAAGCGCCCGCGCAAGAGCCGCACCGAGATCGAGTTCGCGCGCGACACGGCCGTGCAGGTCTACGATGGCGCCAGGGGGTGGAAGGTGCGGCCGTTCCTGGGGCGCAAGGACGTCGAACCGTTCACCGCGGCGGAACTGGAGGCGGCCTCCACTCAGGCGGACCTGGACGGCCCGCTGGTCGATCACGCGCAAAAGGGCACGACCGTGCAGCTCGACGGCGTCGAGAAGGTGGAGGGGAGCGACGCCTACAAGCTGAAGCTGACACTGAAGGGCGGCCAGGTCCGGCACCTCTGGGTCGACGCCAGGACGTTCCTCGAGGTGAAGATCGAAGGGACCCCGCGGCTCATGGACGGCAAGCCGCATCGCGTGGAGATCTTCTACCGCGATTACAGGGCCGTCGACGGCCTGATGATCCCGCACGTCCTGGAGACGGCGGTGGCGGGCACCAAGCAGACGCACAAGACGACGATCGAGAAGATCGTGGTGAACCCCGTCCTCGCGGATTCCCGCTTCGCCCGACCCCGCCCGGACGCCTCTCCCGGTGCTGAGGATCACTCGGCGGCCGGCGCGAAGGCCGGATCCGGCGATGGCAGCGACAGACCGAACTCAGGGTCTTGAACAGGGCCGGTTCCGGTCGCGTCCCCCCGCAATCGCCCGCGTGAGCTTGTGCTAGCCTGCACGGGGGCCCTCGATTCTCCGTCGATCCCCGGCAATCCACCCGGTCCGACGACTCGCTCGAGCGCAACGCCGCTCATCCGCCGCTCCGGCAACATCGGCAGATGGGTCCCGTTCCGTCCAGCGGCATGGCGGGAAAGAAAATGCTGAAGAGGTCGGCGGCGGCCGGCTTGACGCTTGCGCTGGCCGTGCTCGCCTTCGTGGCCGGGAGGTACAGCGGCGGACCCGACCCGACGGGAGAACAGCCCGCAAGGCCCGTTCTCTATTACGTCGATCCCATGCATCCCGCCTACCGCTCCGACAGGCCCGGTGTGGCCCCTGATTGCGGCATGAGATTGGAACCCGTCTACGCGGAGGCGGAGCCGGGCAAGGGACGCGCGACGGAGCCCGGCACGGTCTTCATCAGCTCGGAAAAGCAGGGGCTGATCGGCGTTCGCGTGGAGGCCGTCCGGAAGGACTCCGGGCCGCGGCTGGTCCGAACGACCGGCCGCGTCGAGGTCGACGGAGACCGGCTCTATCGATTGATGGCGGGGGCCGAGGGGTGGGTCGAGTCCGTCAGGAACAATCCCGTCGGCACGTTCGTGAAGAAGGACGAGCTCCTGGCGACGCTGTACAGCCGGGAGTTTCGCAATGCCCAGCAGGCGTACCTCGGCTCCCTGGTGAGCCTCGACCGATTGAGAACCGGCCATACCGAGGACGACCCGAACCGGGGGAGCAACACCAACCTTCGTAATAATGAAGAGCAATTGCGCGCTCTCGGGATGGGGGATGCCCAGATTCAGGAGCTGCGCAGGACACGGCAGATCACGAGCGAGATCTCGGTCACCGCTCCCGCCGATGGCGTCGTCCTCAGTCGCGACATCTCCCCCGGGCAGAGATTCGAGGCCGGCACCCAGTTCTACCGGATCGCCGACTTGAGCAAGGCGTGGATTACGGCCGACATCGGCGGCGAGGACGCGCCGATGTTTCGTCCGGGCGCCCGGGTGCGGGTCGTGGTCCAGGAGAGAGACGCGACCGTGTACGCGACGGTGGGCAAGGCGCCCCCCTTTTTCGATCCCGTCTCACGAACTCTCCGGTTGCGCCTGGAGGCGGACAATCCAGGATTCGTGCTGCGCCCCGACATGTTCGTGGATCTCGAGCTGCCGGTCCGGGCGGAGCCGGTCATCACGGTTCCGGTCGAGGCGCTGCTCGACTCGGGGCTGAGCCAGCGGGTCTTCGTCGAGCGCGCCCCGGGTGCGTTCGAGCCCCGGCCGGTCGAGATCGGCCGGCGCCTCGGGGACCGCGTCGAGATTCTCAAGGGTCTCGAGGAAGGGGATCGCGTCGTCGCGTCGGGAACGTTTCTCGTGGACTCGGAGAGCCGGCTGAGGACCAGCGCCCGATGAGCGCGGGCCCGCCGGCGGACACCCCGCGGGGAACCGCTCCCCATGATTGACCGCGTCGTCGACTTCTCGGTTCGCAACAAGACCCTCGTCTTCGCCGTCGTCGCGATCGCGTGCCTCGCCGGAGTGTGGGCGCTCCGGACCGTGCCCCTGGACGCGATGCCGGACCTGGGGGACACCCAGGTCATCGTCTTCTCCCGATGGGACCGCAGCCCGGACGTCATCGAAGACCAGGTCACCTATCCCATCGTGAGCGCGATGCTGGGGGCGCCGCACGTGAAGACCGTGCGCGGCTACTCCGATTTTGGCTACTCGTACGTCTACGTCATCTTCGACGACGGCACCGATCTCTACTGGGCGCGATCGCGAACCCTGGAGTACCTGTCGGGAGTCCTGCCCGGCCTCCCGGAGGGAGTCAAGACCGAGCTCGGGCCGGATGCGACCGGCCTCGGATGGGTTTTCCAGTACGCCCTGGTCGACGACTCGGCCACGCACTCCCTCGCCGATCTTCGATCGTTCCAGGACTGGAATCTCCGCTACCAGCTGAAGTCGGTGCGCGGCGTCGCGGAGGTCGCCCCCGTTGGCGGGTTCACGCGCCAGTTCCAGGTCAACCTCGACCCGGGGCGTCTTCTCGCCTACGGGATCTCGGCGCGTCGCGTGGCGGAGGTGGTGCGAGAGGGGAATTACGAGGCGGGCGGGCGCCTGCTCGAATTCGGCGGCGCGGAGTACATGGTGCGCGGCCGGGGCTACGCGCGCTCCATCGAGGACTTCGGCAACATCGTCGTGAAGGCCAGCGAGGACGGCACGGCCATCCGGGTGAAGGACGTCGGCGAGGTGTCGCTCGGCCCCGACATCCGGCGCGGCGTCGCGGACCTGGACGGCAGGGGTGAGGTCGTCTC
This is a stretch of genomic DNA from Acidobacteriota bacterium. It encodes these proteins:
- a CDS encoding outer membrane lipoprotein-sorting protein → MWKTALLSGLVVSALALPPALAAVAPAPSTALAVEQIVEKNIAARGGFEAWRAVRTMSFSGKMDAGGKQNAQLPFSMELKRPRKSRTEIEFARDTAVQVYDGARGWKVRPFLGRKDVEPFTAAELEAASTQADLDGPLVDHAQKGTTVQLDGVEKVEGSDAYKLKLTLKGGQVRHLWVDARTFLEVKIEGTPRLMDGKPHRVEIFYRDYRAVDGLMIPHVLETAVAGTKQTHKTTIEKIVVNPVLADSRFARPRPDASPGAEDHSAAGAKAGSGDGSDRPNSGS
- a CDS encoding efflux RND transporter periplasmic adaptor subunit is translated as MLKRSAAAGLTLALAVLAFVAGRYSGGPDPTGEQPARPVLYYVDPMHPAYRSDRPGVAPDCGMRLEPVYAEAEPGKGRATEPGTVFISSEKQGLIGVRVEAVRKDSGPRLVRTTGRVEVDGDRLYRLMAGAEGWVESVRNNPVGTFVKKDELLATLYSREFRNAQQAYLGSLVSLDRLRTGHTEDDPNRGSNTNLRNNEEQLRALGMGDAQIQELRRTRQITSEISVTAPADGVVLSRDISPGQRFEAGTQFYRIADLSKAWITADIGGEDAPMFRPGARVRVVVQERDATVYATVGKAPPFFDPVSRTLRLRLEADNPGFVLRPDMFVDLELPVRAEPVITVPVEALLDSGLSQRVFVERAPGAFEPRPVEIGRRLGDRVEILKGLEEGDRVVASGTFLVDSESRLRTSAR